A part of Corynebacterium afermentans subsp. lipophilum genomic DNA contains:
- the leuC gene encoding 3-isopropylmalate dehydratase large subunit: MAERPLTLAEKVWRDHVVKQGENGEPDLIFIDFQLLHEVTSPQAFEGLRLAGRKMRHPELHLATEDHNVPTEGIVSGQLLEIAEPTSRTQVATLRKNCEEFGVTLHPMGDVKQGIVHTVGPQLGITQPGMTIVCGDSHTSTHGAFGSIAMGIGTSEVEHVMATQTLPLKPFKTMVIEVTGELQEGVTAKDLILAIIAKIGTGGGQGHIIEYRGEAIEKMSMEARMTICNMSIEAGARAGMVAPDQKTFDYVEGREYAPKGADWDAAVEYWKTLPTDEGAKFDTVVEIDGASLTPFVTWGTNPGQGLPLGERVPDPEDFTDETSKQSAAKALDYMDLTPGTPLRDIAIDTVFLGSCTNARIEDLRAAAEVVKGRTIAENTRMLVVPSSTLVKQQAEEEGLDKVFTDFGAEWRTAGCSMCLGMNPDQLKPGERSASTSNRNFEGRQGPGGRTHLVSPLVAAATAVTGHLASPADL; encoded by the coding sequence ATGGCGGAGAGACCGTTGACGTTGGCGGAGAAGGTGTGGCGCGACCACGTGGTCAAGCAGGGCGAAAACGGCGAGCCCGACCTCATCTTCATCGATTTCCAGCTCCTGCACGAGGTCACCTCGCCGCAGGCGTTCGAGGGGCTGCGCTTGGCAGGCCGCAAGATGCGGCACCCGGAACTGCACCTGGCCACCGAAGACCACAACGTGCCCACCGAAGGGATCGTCTCCGGCCAGCTGCTCGAAATTGCGGAGCCGACCTCGCGCACCCAGGTGGCCACGCTGCGCAAGAACTGCGAGGAATTCGGCGTGACCCTGCACCCGATGGGCGACGTCAAGCAAGGCATCGTGCACACCGTCGGCCCGCAGCTGGGCATCACACAGCCGGGCATGACCATCGTGTGCGGCGACTCGCACACCTCCACCCACGGCGCGTTCGGCTCCATTGCCATGGGCATCGGCACCTCCGAGGTGGAGCACGTCATGGCCACCCAGACCCTGCCGCTGAAACCCTTTAAGACCATGGTCATCGAGGTCACCGGCGAACTGCAGGAAGGCGTCACCGCGAAAGACCTGATCCTGGCGATCATCGCCAAGATTGGCACCGGCGGCGGCCAAGGCCACATCATCGAGTACCGCGGCGAGGCCATCGAGAAGATGTCCATGGAAGCGCGCATGACCATCTGCAACATGTCCATCGAGGCGGGTGCGCGCGCCGGCATGGTAGCGCCCGACCAGAAGACCTTCGATTACGTCGAAGGCCGGGAATACGCACCGAAGGGCGCCGACTGGGACGCAGCAGTGGAGTACTGGAAGACGCTGCCCACCGACGAGGGTGCCAAGTTCGACACCGTGGTGGAAATCGACGGCGCCTCCCTGACACCTTTTGTCACCTGGGGCACCAACCCCGGCCAGGGCCTGCCCCTGGGTGAGCGAGTGCCGGATCCGGAGGACTTCACCGACGAGACCTCCAAGCAGTCCGCAGCCAAGGCATTGGACTACATGGACCTGACCCCAGGCACGCCGCTGCGCGACATCGCCATCGACACCGTGTTCCTAGGCTCGTGCACCAACGCCCGCATCGAGGACCTGCGCGCCGCCGCCGAGGTGGTTAAGGGCCGCACCATCGCGGAAAACACCCGCATGCTGGTGGTGCCCAGCTCCACGCTGGTCAAACAGCAGGCGGAGGAGGAAGGCCTGGACAAGGTCTTCACGGACTTCGGCGCCGAGTGGCGCACTGCCGGGTGCTCGATGTGCCTGGGCATGAATCCGGATCAGCTGAAGCCGGGGGAGCGGAGTGCGTCGACAAGCAACCGCAACTTCGAAGGACGCCAAGGACCCGGCGGGCGCACCCACCTTGTCTCCCCGCTGGTCGCCGCGGCGACCGCTGTCACCGGTCACCTTGCTAGCCCCGCAGACCTGTAA
- a CDS encoding YbjN domain-containing protein: MTSPTPTAFPPVTQERIASTLEAMDLKYFREDGGECRTAFPGLVVFFEVEREGFKATSRWMAVVDQPEDVEKLREFANVMNRTLPLVRVHPVLRQDGTAIAIMEAPFFSGDGFADTQLREMCEYFFSAIHHVAGQLRETFPGLEESFNDGAKEA; encoded by the coding sequence ATGACTTCCCCCACCCCCACCGCATTCCCGCCGGTGACGCAGGAGCGCATCGCGTCCACCCTGGAGGCGATGGATCTGAAGTACTTCCGCGAAGACGGCGGCGAGTGCCGCACCGCCTTTCCCGGCCTGGTGGTCTTCTTCGAGGTCGAACGCGAGGGTTTCAAGGCCACGTCCAGGTGGATGGCGGTTGTGGATCAACCGGAGGACGTCGAGAAGCTTCGCGAGTTCGCGAACGTGATGAACCGCACCCTGCCGCTGGTGCGCGTGCACCCGGTGCTGCGCCAAGACGGCACCGCCATCGCGATCATGGAGGCGCCGTTCTTCTCCGGCGACGGTTTCGCCGACACGCAGCTGCGCGAGATGTGCGAGTATTTCTTCTCCGCCATCCACCACGTGGCCGGCCAGCTGCGCGAGACCTTCCCGGGCCTCGAAGAATCCTTCAACGACGGCGCTAAGGAGGCGTAA
- the leuD gene encoding 3-isopropylmalate dehydratase small subunit, with the protein MEKFTTHTGVAVPLTRSNVDTDQIIPARYLKRVTRTGFEDGLFSNWRESEPGFVLNQDEYKNGSVLFAGPDFGTGSSREHAVWALMDYGFRAVFSPRFADIFRGNSGKAGLLAANLPESDIELIWKHLEQHPGETATVSLEDRTVTVGDNTFVFEVDDYTRWRLMEGLDDIGLTLRGEDAIEAYEAQRPAFKPAVR; encoded by the coding sequence ATGGAGAAATTCACCACCCACACCGGTGTCGCCGTACCGCTGACGCGCTCGAACGTGGACACTGACCAGATCATTCCGGCACGCTACCTCAAGCGCGTGACCCGCACCGGCTTCGAAGACGGCCTGTTTTCCAACTGGCGCGAAAGCGAACCCGGATTTGTGCTCAACCAGGACGAGTACAAAAACGGCTCCGTGCTGTTCGCCGGGCCCGACTTCGGCACCGGCTCCTCGCGCGAGCACGCCGTGTGGGCGCTGATGGATTACGGCTTCCGCGCCGTGTTCAGCCCGCGCTTCGCCGACATCTTCCGCGGCAACTCCGGAAAGGCGGGACTGCTGGCCGCGAACCTGCCCGAAAGCGACATCGAGCTGATCTGGAAGCACTTAGAGCAGCACCCGGGCGAGACCGCCACCGTGTCGCTGGAAGACCGCACGGTCACCGTCGGCGACAACACGTTCGTCTTCGAGGTGGACGACTACACCCGCTGGCGCCTGATGGAAGGCCTCGACGACATTGGCCTGACGCTTCGCGGCGAAGACGCCATCGAGGCCTACGAAGCGCAACGGCCGGCGTTCAAGCCGGCCGTGCGATAA